One window of the Thermasporomyces composti genome contains the following:
- a CDS encoding cytidine deaminase has protein sequence MQVDWEALRTAARQVMTRAYAPYSGFPVGAAALTDDGRVVVGCNVENASYGATLCAECGLVSALYASGGGRLVAFTCCDRDGARLMPCGRCRQLLWEHGGPELRVDTPRGVRPLRELLPDAFGPDDLRGRHRG, from the coding sequence ATGCAGGTGGACTGGGAGGCGCTGCGGACGGCGGCGCGGCAGGTGATGACGCGGGCGTACGCGCCGTACTCGGGCTTTCCGGTCGGTGCCGCGGCGCTCACCGACGACGGTCGCGTCGTCGTCGGCTGCAACGTCGAGAACGCGTCCTATGGCGCGACCCTGTGCGCCGAATGCGGGTTGGTGTCCGCCCTGTATGCCTCCGGCGGCGGCCGTCTGGTCGCGTTCACCTGCTGCGACCGCGACGGTGCGCGGCTCATGCCGTGCGGCCGCTGTCGCCAGCTGCTGTGGGAGCACGGCGGGCCGGAGCTTCGCGTCGATACGCCGCGCGGGGTGCGACCCTTGCGCGAGCTGCTGCCGGACGCGTTCGGACCTGACGACCTGCGAGGACGACATCGTGGCTGA
- a CDS encoding ABC transporter permease — protein sequence MSASDETVEKAGTTSVADQAPGRGPEQAPPRRTRGSVASGQETPPERRRRVRAGLVALVLAAVGGVLAVLTRPEAVTFALSDQVADERLPDIVLPARPVAVALAAYAVVVAVAHVLRGVRGRWAGVVWALFGVALVVAFLCWAAAGTTFPLTNQLQGTLNLSTPLILGALAGVLCERAGVINIAIEGQFLAGAFTAAVVTTVTGSFLAGTLGAVLAGVLIAALLAVFAIRYYVNQVILGVVLVVFASGITGFLFDQFVQDDAAAYNDPGVLPTVPIPVLADIPIVGATLFDQTPLVYAMYAAVAVVTYVLFKTRWGLRVRAVGEHPRAAETVGVNVLRVRYQAVLAGGVVAGLGGAFFTIGFTGSFDKDLTAGQGFIALAALIMGRWHPLGATLAALFFGFTQQLQSQLQIIATPIPGELLIMAPYLATVVAVAGLVGRVRPPKADGEPYVTS from the coding sequence GTGAGCGCCTCGGACGAGACCGTGGAGAAGGCCGGAACGACGTCGGTGGCCGACCAGGCGCCTGGACGTGGGCCAGAGCAAGCACCCCCGCGCCGCACCAGGGGCTCCGTGGCATCGGGCCAGGAGACTCCGCCCGAGCGCCGGCGCCGGGTCCGTGCCGGCCTCGTCGCGCTCGTGCTCGCCGCTGTCGGTGGCGTGCTCGCTGTCCTGACCCGCCCCGAAGCCGTCACGTTCGCCCTGTCGGACCAGGTGGCCGACGAACGGCTTCCGGACATCGTGCTGCCGGCCCGTCCGGTGGCGGTGGCCCTCGCCGCCTACGCGGTCGTCGTCGCCGTGGCCCACGTCCTGCGCGGCGTGCGGGGCCGTTGGGCAGGGGTGGTCTGGGCACTGTTCGGCGTGGCTCTGGTCGTGGCGTTCCTGTGCTGGGCGGCGGCGGGGACGACGTTTCCGCTCACGAACCAGCTGCAGGGGACGCTCAACCTCTCCACACCGCTCATCCTCGGCGCCCTCGCCGGTGTGCTGTGCGAGCGTGCCGGCGTCATCAACATCGCGATCGAGGGACAGTTCCTCGCCGGGGCGTTCACCGCCGCGGTCGTGACGACGGTGACGGGAAGCTTCCTGGCCGGGACCCTCGGCGCCGTCCTCGCGGGCGTGCTCATCGCGGCGCTGCTCGCCGTCTTCGCGATCCGCTACTACGTCAACCAGGTGATCCTCGGTGTCGTCCTCGTGGTCTTCGCCTCCGGGATCACCGGCTTTCTGTTCGACCAGTTCGTCCAGGACGACGCCGCGGCGTACAACGACCCCGGGGTGCTGCCGACCGTCCCGATTCCGGTCCTCGCGGACATCCCGATCGTCGGCGCGACCCTGTTCGACCAGACCCCGCTCGTCTACGCGATGTACGCCGCCGTTGCGGTCGTGACCTACGTGCTGTTCAAGACGCGGTGGGGGCTGCGGGTGCGCGCGGTCGGTGAGCATCCCAGGGCCGCCGAGACCGTGGGCGTCAACGTGCTGCGCGTGCGCTACCAGGCGGTGCTCGCCGGGGGAGTGGTGGCCGGGCTCGGTGGGGCGTTCTTCACCATCGGATTCACCGGCAGCTTCGACAAGGACCTCACCGCCGGTCAGGGGTTCATCGCCTTGGCGGCCCTCATCATGGGCCGCTGGCACCCTCTCGGCGCGACCCTCGCGGCGCTGTTCTTCGGCTTCACCCAGCAGCTGCAGAGCCAGCTGCAGATCATCGCCACGCCGATCCCGGGCGAGCTGCTCATCATGGCGCCGTACCTGGCGACCGTGGTGGCGGTCGCGGGATTGGTCGGGCGCGTGCGACCGCCCAAAGCCGACGGCGAGCCGTACGTCACGAGCTAG
- a CDS encoding ABC transporter permease: MSAPAESEASKPALRGHVAQWLREAAVSLAAVALALLVGAVLIVVSDADVLATWGYFFAYPPDALQASWSAVADAYGALLRGSLGGWRPLTETLVQATPLICAGLGVSLAFRAGLFNIGAQGQLIVGALCAGWVGFTLHLPPVVHLVVAIAAAVVGGAVWGGIAGVLKARTGAHEVIVTIMLNYVGLYLLQWLLTTEPFQRPGRDDPISPVVDPTARFARVPGTDLHLGVVLAVLAAIVVWWVLTRSTTGFQLRAVGANSEAARTAGMSVERAYTVAMLGAGALAGLAGAQQVLGTAHPLTDGIAGDVGFDAITVALLGRASPAGTVVAGLVFGALKAGGLQMQIQTQTPLTLTTVLQATIVLFIAAPALVRALVRVRGQGAGSVLAKGWNA, from the coding sequence ATGAGCGCACCGGCCGAGTCCGAGGCGAGCAAGCCGGCCCTGCGTGGCCATGTGGCGCAGTGGCTTCGGGAGGCGGCGGTGAGCCTGGCCGCTGTCGCGCTGGCGCTGCTGGTCGGCGCCGTCCTCATCGTGGTCAGCGACGCGGACGTGCTGGCCACCTGGGGCTACTTCTTCGCCTACCCACCGGACGCGCTCCAGGCGTCGTGGTCGGCGGTCGCCGACGCGTATGGCGCGCTCCTGCGTGGCTCGCTCGGCGGCTGGCGGCCGCTCACCGAGACGCTCGTCCAGGCGACGCCGCTCATCTGCGCCGGGCTGGGCGTCTCCCTGGCGTTCCGCGCGGGCCTGTTCAACATCGGCGCGCAGGGTCAGCTCATCGTGGGAGCGCTCTGCGCCGGATGGGTGGGGTTCACCCTCCACCTGCCGCCGGTCGTGCACCTGGTGGTGGCGATCGCCGCCGCCGTGGTGGGTGGCGCGGTCTGGGGTGGGATCGCCGGCGTCTTGAAGGCCCGGACCGGAGCCCACGAGGTGATCGTCACGATCATGCTCAACTACGTCGGGCTCTACCTCTTGCAGTGGCTGCTGACGACGGAGCCGTTCCAGCGACCTGGGCGCGACGACCCCATCAGCCCGGTGGTCGACCCCACGGCGCGGTTCGCTCGCGTGCCGGGGACGGACCTGCACCTCGGTGTCGTGCTGGCGGTCCTCGCCGCGATCGTCGTGTGGTGGGTCCTCACCCGGTCGACGACGGGCTTCCAGCTCCGCGCCGTCGGCGCCAACTCGGAGGCGGCCCGCACCGCTGGTATGAGCGTGGAGCGGGCCTACACGGTCGCGATGCTCGGCGCGGGAGCGCTGGCCGGTCTGGCCGGCGCGCAGCAGGTCCTCGGCACCGCCCACCCGTTGACCGACGGGATCGCCGGGGACGTGGGCTTCGACGCCATCACCGTGGCGCTGCTGGGCCGGGCGTCGCCCGCCGGCACGGTCGTCGCCGGCCTGGTGTTCGGCGCGCTCAAGGCGGGAGGGTTGCAGATGCAGATCCAGACCCAGACCCCGCTCACCCTCACGACCGTCCTCCAGGCGACGATCGTGCTCTTCATCGCCGCTCCGGCGCTGGTTCGGGCCCTCGTGCGGGTTCGCGGCCAGGGCGCCGGCTCCGTCCTCGCCAAGGGGTGGAACGCGTGA
- a CDS encoding SDR family oxidoreductase: MSDATIALVTGANKGIGYEIARQLGQTGAEVLLGARDLGRGEAAASTLRAEGLTVRPVRLDVTDAATIEAAAKWIEQEYGRLDVLVNNAGTVHEWGLDPTTLPISVLRSTFETNVFGVVAVTNAMLPLLRRAPAARIVNMSSSLGSLARSSDPTSDQHHVPLLAYNSSKAALNRITVQYAAVLEGTPIKVNSACPGFCATDMNGHRGHRTPAQGAAIVVRLATLPPDGPTGGFFEDDGQVPW; the protein is encoded by the coding sequence ATGAGTGACGCCACGATCGCCCTCGTGACCGGGGCCAACAAGGGAATCGGATACGAGATCGCCCGCCAGCTCGGTCAGACTGGCGCCGAGGTGCTGCTGGGCGCGCGCGACCTGGGGCGCGGCGAAGCGGCCGCGTCGACGCTGCGGGCCGAGGGGCTGACCGTCCGTCCCGTCCGGCTCGATGTCACCGACGCGGCCACCATCGAGGCCGCGGCGAAGTGGATCGAGCAGGAGTACGGGCGTCTGGACGTCCTGGTCAACAACGCCGGCACCGTTCATGAATGGGGCCTCGATCCGACCACGCTGCCGATCTCGGTGCTGCGCAGCACGTTCGAGACCAACGTGTTCGGCGTGGTGGCGGTGACGAACGCGATGCTGCCACTGCTGCGCCGGGCACCCGCGGCGCGCATCGTGAACATGTCCAGCTCCCTGGGCTCGCTGGCCCGGTCGAGCGACCCGACCTCGGACCAGCACCACGTACCTCTGCTCGCGTACAACTCGTCCAAGGCGGCCCTCAACCGCATAACCGTCCAATACGCGGCCGTCCTCGAGGGAACGCCGATCAAGGTCAACTCCGCCTGTCCCGGCTTCTGCGCGACCGACATGAACGGCCACCGCGGACACCGCACGCCGGCCCAGGGGGCCGCGATCGTCGTCCGCCTCGCCACCCTTCCGCCTGACGGGCCGACGGGTGGGTTCTTCGAGGACGACGGCCAGGTTCCCTGGTGA
- a CDS encoding BMP family lipoprotein, giving the protein MSKLLRTLAIGSALALALTACGSRPVDESPGSGGGGSAETAEAKDFRACMVSDSGGFDDKSFNQTSYKGLQDAKAKLGIEESTVESKSDNDYPKNVDGMVSAGCDVIITVGFKLGNQTAISAAKNPDVKFGIVDFDIGTVDLEEVGLDEVPGNVKSLLFDTAQPSFLAGYLAAGMSKTGKVGTFGGLPIPTVTIFMDGFWEGVQYYNERKGTSVQVLGWDETTQKGLFTNSFENKAQGRNTANNLISQGADVIFPVAGPAGLGGLEAARASRGKVAAIWVDTDGCVSAQEYCDVLLTSVTKGMDVAVEEVITSVYEERFDNTPYVGTLANDGTGLAPYHEFEDKIPDELKQEVEQLRQDIIDGKVTVKSTAVPKAR; this is encoded by the coding sequence TTGTCGAAGCTGTTGCGGACCCTGGCGATCGGGAGTGCGCTGGCGCTGGCTCTCACCGCGTGCGGAAGTAGGCCTGTGGACGAGTCGCCCGGGTCCGGTGGCGGCGGGAGTGCCGAAACCGCGGAGGCGAAGGACTTCCGAGCCTGCATGGTCTCCGACTCCGGCGGCTTCGACGACAAGAGCTTCAACCAGACCTCCTACAAGGGCCTCCAAGACGCCAAGGCCAAGTTGGGCATCGAGGAGTCCACGGTCGAGTCGAAGTCCGACAACGACTACCCGAAGAACGTCGACGGCATGGTCAGCGCCGGGTGCGACGTCATCATCACCGTCGGCTTCAAGCTCGGGAACCAGACGGCGATCAGCGCCGCGAAGAACCCCGACGTCAAGTTCGGCATCGTCGACTTCGACATCGGCACCGTCGACCTGGAGGAAGTCGGTCTCGACGAGGTGCCCGGCAACGTCAAGTCGCTGCTGTTCGACACCGCCCAGCCGAGCTTCCTCGCCGGCTACCTGGCCGCGGGCATGAGCAAGACCGGCAAGGTCGGCACGTTCGGCGGCCTGCCGATCCCGACCGTCACCATCTTCATGGACGGCTTCTGGGAAGGCGTCCAGTACTACAACGAGCGCAAGGGAACCTCGGTCCAGGTGCTCGGCTGGGACGAGACGACGCAGAAGGGCCTGTTCACCAACAGCTTCGAGAACAAGGCGCAGGGTAGGAACACCGCGAACAACCTGATCAGCCAGGGCGCGGACGTCATCTTCCCGGTGGCCGGTCCCGCGGGTCTCGGCGGTCTGGAGGCGGCCCGCGCCTCGCGTGGCAAGGTCGCGGCGATCTGGGTCGACACCGATGGGTGCGTGAGCGCGCAGGAGTACTGCGACGTCCTCCTCACGAGCGTCACCAAGGGCATGGATGTCGCGGTCGAGGAGGTCATCACCTCCGTCTACGAGGAGCGCTTCGACAACACTCCCTACGTGGGAACGCTCGCGAACGACGGAACCGGACTGGCGCCCTACCACGAGTTCGAGGACAAGATCCCCGACGAGCTCAAGCAGGAGGTCGAGCAGCTGCGCCAGGACATCATCGACGGCAAGGTCACCGTCAAGTCGACCGCGGTACCGAAGGCTCGGTGA
- a CDS encoding adenosine deaminase, translated as MRITHDEIARAPKVVLHDHLDGGLRPDTLVELADRVGHQLPETDPARLGEWFRESADSGSLERYLETFEHTVAVMQTADALRRVAAECAEDLAADGVVYAEVRYAPEQHLRAGLTLDEVVQAVRDGLAEGEKRAAAAGRAIVVRQILTAMRHADRSREIAELAVRYRDEGVAGFDIAGAEAGNPPTRHLAAFEYLRQENAHITIHAGEAVGLSSIAEAVQRCGAERLGHGVRIVDDITVTPDGEARLGRLAAYVRDARIPLELCPTSNVQTGAAPSIAEHPFGLLARLRFRVTVNTDNRLVSGTSMSEEFARLAQAFDYDLDDFAWFTVNAMKSAFLPYDERLALINEVIKPGYAAIAADRVVARMRRPLSESGRYRQGGPGTTRPQARSPKVSVPTTSSRRSASSEGLPGRAV; from the coding sequence ATGCGGATCACCCACGACGAGATCGCCCGCGCACCGAAGGTGGTGCTGCACGACCACCTCGACGGTGGCCTTCGCCCGGACACCCTGGTGGAGCTCGCCGACCGGGTGGGACACCAGCTCCCGGAAACCGACCCTGCCCGTCTCGGCGAATGGTTTCGCGAGTCGGCGGACTCCGGCTCACTGGAGCGGTACCTGGAGACGTTCGAGCACACGGTCGCGGTCATGCAGACCGCGGACGCGCTCCGTCGCGTCGCCGCCGAGTGCGCCGAGGATCTCGCGGCGGACGGCGTCGTCTACGCCGAGGTGCGCTACGCGCCCGAGCAGCACCTCCGGGCCGGGCTGACCCTCGACGAGGTGGTCCAGGCGGTCCGGGACGGGCTCGCCGAGGGGGAGAAGCGGGCGGCGGCCGCCGGCCGGGCCATCGTCGTGCGGCAGATCCTCACCGCGATGCGCCACGCGGACCGGTCGAGGGAGATCGCCGAACTGGCGGTGCGCTACCGCGACGAGGGCGTCGCCGGCTTCGACATCGCCGGCGCCGAGGCGGGGAACCCGCCCACCCGCCACCTCGCCGCGTTCGAGTACCTGCGACAGGAGAACGCCCACATCACCATCCACGCCGGCGAGGCGGTCGGGCTCTCCTCCATCGCCGAGGCGGTCCAGCGATGCGGCGCCGAGCGTCTCGGGCACGGCGTTCGCATCGTCGACGACATCACCGTGACACCGGACGGCGAGGCACGGCTGGGACGGCTCGCGGCGTACGTTCGCGACGCTCGGATCCCGCTCGAGCTCTGCCCGACGTCGAACGTCCAGACCGGTGCGGCGCCCTCGATCGCTGAGCATCCCTTCGGGCTGCTCGCTCGGCTGCGTTTCCGGGTGACCGTCAACACCGACAACCGCCTGGTGAGCGGGACGTCGATGTCGGAGGAGTTCGCTCGGTTGGCCCAGGCGTTCGACTACGACCTCGACGACTTCGCGTGGTTCACCGTCAACGCCATGAAGAGCGCGTTCCTTCCGTACGACGAGCGGCTCGCGCTGATCAACGAGGTCATCAAGCCTGGATACGCGGCCATCGCGGCCGACCGCGTCGTCGCGCGCATGCGGCGTCCACTCAGCGAGAGCGGGCGGTACAGGCAGGGCGGGCCCGGGACCACGCGTCCTCAGGCTCGCTCCCCGAAGGTCTCGGTCCCCACGACCTCGAGCAGGCGCAGCGCCTCCAGCGAGGGACTGCCCGGCAGGGCGGTGTAG
- a CDS encoding ABC transporter ATP-binding protein encodes MRLELRGLTKRFGPLVANDHIDLTIEPGEIHCLLGENGAGKSTLMNMLYGLVRPDEGEIVIDGNPRTCSSPREAIEAGIGMVHQHFMLVPGFTVAENVMLGRETTRGLGRLDYAAARARVRDLSERYGLDVDPDAKVDDLSVGVQQRVEILKALANETRVLILDEPTAVLTPHEIDELMEVMRALRDAGTSVVFITHKLQEVRAVADRITVIRRGRVVATVEPTVSEAELAELMVGRPVQLRLEKTPATPGEPVLSVENLRVVDAQGVVAVDDVSFEVRAGEVLGVAGVQGNGQTELVRALVGLADVAGGSIRLRGRDLVGTSPRERLDAGIGHIPEDRSHDGFVGSFSVAENLVLDLVHRPPFARRGTVSRAAVRANAERRVEEFDVRTQSVDTPVAALSGGNQQKVVLARELSRPLELLIAAQPTRGLDVGSIEFVHRRILAERDRGTAVLIVSTALEEITALADRIAVMYRGRIVGIVDPDTPWDQLGLMMAGVPPADAAGSSAADSTEVAS; translated from the coding sequence ATGAGGTTGGAACTGCGCGGGCTCACCAAGCGGTTCGGACCGCTCGTTGCCAACGACCACATCGATCTCACCATCGAACCCGGCGAGATCCACTGCCTGCTGGGGGAGAACGGGGCCGGCAAGAGCACGTTGATGAACATGCTCTACGGCCTGGTCCGTCCGGACGAGGGTGAGATCGTCATCGACGGCAACCCGCGAACCTGCTCCTCACCACGCGAGGCGATCGAGGCCGGCATCGGCATGGTGCACCAGCACTTCATGTTGGTGCCCGGCTTCACCGTCGCCGAGAACGTCATGCTCGGCCGTGAGACCACGCGGGGCCTTGGCCGCCTGGACTATGCCGCCGCGCGCGCCCGGGTCCGCGACTTGTCCGAGCGTTACGGCCTGGACGTCGACCCCGACGCGAAGGTGGACGACCTGTCGGTCGGCGTGCAACAGCGGGTCGAGATCCTCAAGGCGCTGGCGAACGAGACTCGGGTGCTCATCCTCGACGAGCCGACCGCCGTGCTCACTCCCCATGAGATCGACGAGCTCATGGAGGTGATGCGGGCGCTGCGCGACGCCGGCACCTCCGTCGTCTTCATCACCCACAAGCTGCAGGAGGTACGGGCGGTCGCGGACCGGATCACGGTCATCCGACGTGGCCGCGTCGTGGCGACGGTTGAGCCGACGGTCTCCGAGGCTGAGCTCGCCGAGCTGATGGTCGGACGGCCGGTGCAGCTTCGCCTGGAGAAGACTCCGGCGACGCCGGGCGAGCCGGTGCTCAGCGTCGAGAACCTTCGGGTCGTCGACGCGCAGGGGGTCGTCGCCGTCGATGACGTGTCCTTCGAGGTACGCGCCGGCGAGGTGCTCGGTGTCGCCGGTGTCCAGGGCAACGGGCAGACCGAGCTGGTGCGCGCTTTGGTCGGCCTCGCCGACGTGGCTGGCGGATCGATCCGCCTCCGCGGCCGCGACCTCGTCGGAACGAGTCCACGGGAGCGCCTCGACGCCGGCATCGGTCACATCCCTGAGGATCGGTCCCACGACGGTTTCGTCGGGTCGTTCTCGGTCGCCGAGAACCTCGTCCTCGACCTGGTGCACCGGCCACCGTTCGCCCGGCGTGGCACGGTCTCTCGCGCGGCCGTGCGCGCGAACGCCGAGCGGCGGGTCGAGGAGTTCGACGTCCGGACCCAGTCGGTGGACACTCCGGTGGCCGCGCTCTCGGGAGGCAACCAACAGAAGGTCGTGCTGGCCCGAGAGCTGAGCCGCCCTCTCGAGCTGCTCATCGCGGCGCAGCCGACGCGTGGCCTCGACGTCGGGTCGATCGAGTTCGTCCACCGCCGAATCCTGGCCGAGCGTGACCGTGGCACGGCGGTCCTCATCGTCTCGACCGCGTTGGAGGAGATCACCGCGTTGGCCGACCGGATCGCGGTCATGTACCGGGGTCGGATCGTCGGCATCGTCGATCCGGACACCCCGTGGGACCAGCTGGGCCTGATGATGGCCGGCGTCCCGCCGGCGGACGCGGCCGGATCATCGGCCGCGGATTCCACGGAGGTCGCGTCATGA
- a CDS encoding helix-turn-helix transcriptional regulator, which translates to MDRAQLAEFLRSRRARVRPSEVGLPAGSRRRAPGLRREEVAQLAGISVDYYARLEQARSPRPSRQVLAALARALRLSDDERRHLFHLAGEVPDPPGPSPNVSAGIMHLLDRLHDVPAFVIDVKYDLLAWNPMAAALLGDLSRLPPSERNLVWQLFCGVGYPELYAPEDAAAFADQCVADLRAAAARYPTDPGIRALIARLLANSPEFVRRWEQHQVSVRRGATKRLRHPVVGELELAYEILEIPDRGQRLVIYTALPGSPSLEALRLLEVVGTETFGERA; encoded by the coding sequence GTGGATCGTGCTCAGCTCGCCGAGTTCCTGCGTAGCCGGCGCGCCCGCGTCCGTCCGAGCGAGGTCGGGCTGCCCGCCGGGTCTCGCCGGCGCGCGCCCGGGTTGCGTCGGGAGGAGGTGGCGCAGCTCGCCGGCATCTCGGTCGACTACTACGCGCGGCTGGAGCAGGCGCGCAGCCCGCGTCCGTCCCGCCAGGTGCTGGCCGCGCTCGCTCGCGCCTTGCGGCTCTCCGACGACGAGCGCCGTCACCTGTTCCACCTCGCCGGGGAGGTGCCGGATCCGCCTGGACCCAGCCCGAACGTCTCAGCGGGGATCATGCACCTGCTCGACCGGTTGCACGACGTTCCCGCGTTCGTGATCGATGTCAAGTACGACTTGCTGGCGTGGAACCCGATGGCGGCGGCCCTGCTCGGCGACCTCTCCCGGCTGCCGCCGAGCGAGCGAAACCTGGTCTGGCAGCTGTTCTGCGGGGTCGGCTACCCGGAGCTCTACGCGCCTGAGGACGCCGCTGCGTTCGCCGACCAGTGCGTGGCCGACCTGCGAGCCGCGGCGGCGCGTTACCCCACGGACCCGGGGATTCGCGCCTTGATCGCCCGACTGCTGGCCAACAGTCCGGAGTTCGTGCGGCGGTGGGAGCAGCACCAGGTCAGTGTCCGGCGGGGCGCAACCAAGCGACTCCGGCACCCGGTGGTCGGTGAGCTGGAGCTCGCCTACGAGATCCTGGAGATTCCCGACCGTGGGCAGCGGCTCGTGATCTACACCGCCCTGCCGGGCAGTCCCTCGCTGGAGGCGCTGCGCCTGCTCGAGGTCGTGGGGACCGAGACCTTCGGGGAGCGAGCCTGA
- a CDS encoding PspC domain-containing protein — MARLVRPRKGRWIAGVCAGLAERFGLPPALVRLAFVLSCALPGPQFVGYIVLWILIPAED; from the coding sequence ATGGCTCGCCTCGTCCGCCCGCGCAAGGGACGCTGGATCGCCGGGGTCTGTGCCGGGCTCGCCGAACGGTTCGGTCTGCCGCCCGCATTGGTGCGGCTGGCGTTCGTGCTCTCGTGCGCGCTGCCCGGCCCGCAGTTCGTGGGCTACATCGTCTTGTGGATCCTCATCCCCGCCGAGGACTGA
- a CDS encoding thymidine phosphorylase has product MAEPFDAVEVIRTKRDGRRLSAEQIDWVIDGYVRGVVADEQMSALLMAIVLRGMDRDEVARWTHAMVASGDRLDFRSLGRPTADKHSTGGVGDKITLPLAPLAAACGVAVPQLSGRGLGYTGGTLDKLESIPGWRARLSYDEMLAQLRDVGAVICAPTDTLAPADRKIYALRDVTGTVESIPLVASSIMSKKIAEGTPALVLDVKVGSGAFMRQLDDARALATTMVELGTDAGVRTVALITDMSTPLGLTAGNALEVAEAVEVLQGGGPPDVVELTVALAREMLELAGAAGAPDPADVLARGHAMDVWRRMIRAQGGDPEAPLPRARETHDVLAPADGVLVRLDAFAVGVAAWRLGAGRARKEDPVAPAAGVQMHAKPGALVRAGQPLLTLHADDPARFPRAMEALEGAFEVAPVGSRPARPLIIERIG; this is encoded by the coding sequence GTGGCTGAGCCTTTCGACGCCGTCGAGGTGATCCGTACCAAGCGTGACGGCAGGAGGTTGAGCGCTGAGCAGATCGACTGGGTGATCGACGGCTACGTGCGCGGCGTGGTCGCCGATGAGCAGATGTCGGCGCTGCTCATGGCCATCGTGTTGCGTGGCATGGACCGGGACGAGGTGGCCCGGTGGACCCACGCCATGGTGGCTTCCGGCGACCGGCTCGACTTTCGCAGCCTGGGCCGGCCGACGGCCGACAAGCACTCCACAGGGGGAGTGGGTGACAAGATCACCTTGCCTCTGGCTCCGCTGGCCGCGGCGTGCGGCGTGGCGGTGCCCCAGCTGTCGGGGCGCGGACTCGGCTACACCGGGGGCACGCTCGACAAGCTGGAGTCGATCCCGGGATGGCGGGCGCGCTTGTCCTACGACGAGATGCTCGCCCAGCTTCGTGACGTGGGCGCGGTGATCTGCGCGCCCACGGACACGCTCGCTCCGGCGGACCGCAAGATCTACGCGCTCCGGGACGTCACCGGCACGGTCGAGTCGATCCCGCTCGTCGCCAGCTCGATCATGAGCAAGAAGATCGCGGAGGGCACGCCGGCGCTGGTGCTCGACGTCAAGGTCGGGTCGGGGGCGTTCATGCGGCAGCTCGACGACGCCCGCGCTCTCGCCACCACGATGGTGGAGCTGGGCACCGACGCCGGTGTTCGCACGGTCGCGCTCATCACCGACATGTCCACCCCGCTGGGCTTGACCGCGGGCAACGCGCTCGAGGTCGCCGAGGCGGTCGAGGTGTTGCAGGGAGGCGGCCCGCCGGACGTGGTGGAGCTGACCGTGGCGTTGGCGCGGGAGATGCTCGAGCTCGCCGGCGCGGCGGGCGCTCCCGACCCCGCGGACGTTCTCGCGCGCGGGCACGCGATGGACGTGTGGCGTCGGATGATCCGCGCGCAGGGCGGTGACCCTGAAGCACCGCTGCCACGGGCTCGGGAGACGCACGACGTGCTCGCGCCGGCGGACGGCGTCCTCGTTCGGCTCGACGCGTTCGCTGTCGGCGTCGCGGCGTGGCGGCTCGGTGCCGGGCGGGCCCGCAAGGAGGATCCGGTGGCGCCCGCCGCGGGTGTCCAGATGCACGCCAAGCCCGGGGCTCTGGTCCGCGCCGGGCAGCCGCTGCTGACGCTGCACGCCGACGACCCGGCGAGGTTCCCTCGCGCGATGGAAGCACTGGAGGGGGCGTTCGAGGTGGCGCCGGTGGGATCCCGCCCAGCACGGCCGCTCATCATCGAGCGCATCGGGTGA